The DNA segment CTGGATTATAATTGCAGGGTTATCAGCCTCTATATCCACGTTTACTTATTTTCAGATTATTTCCATCTCAAACCCTGCGCTAATACTACCATTCTCTAAACTCATGATAGTGTACCTGATCATTTTAGAATCTATGAGTGATAGAGACATTCCCACTATAATAGAGGTTCAAAGTATTATACTAATATTAACAGGTGTTTTCCTAATGGCAGCCGGTGATATTGCATTTAACCCTATAACTATCGGAATAGTTTTAGGACCATATAATATTAGCGGAGTTGTTTTCACAGTAGCTGTTAGAAACGCTAAAAGACGAATTTATATGGGGAAGAGAGTTGACTCTTTAAATATCCGGTTATGGGTTTTAACATTAAATAGCGTGTTCACATCGGTATTTTTCGCACCGTTTATCTTCACACCTTCCGGTTTAAGCTATATTACCTCGTTAACACCGCTGATCATACTGCTCATAATATTGGATATGATGGCAGCCACCTTCGCATCTATAACATACATTAGAGCGTTGGCTGTCGCTAAGATGAGTATAGTAAATGCCATACTAGCTTTCACGGTGATATTAGGTATACCATTTACTTTAATTGGAAATATGCTGATACCAGGCGGGTTCGGGACTGTTAATTTAACTGGAATATATGGAATGTTAACTCTTACAGGAGCTTTTATGATTGCTATAGGTATATTCACAATCGCTACAACCCAAGTCAAAGGATATCTTCTAATATATTTAGATAAAAGCGCTGCAACCATCTTCCAAACACTGAGGAAAGTTAAGGGGATTACACGGATTTCCGCTGTAAGCGGCGAGAACATGCTGATAGCGGAGCTTAAAATCAGGAGTCTAGGTAAAGCTTATAGAACAATCGTGACCGAGCTTGAGAAAATAGATGGAATAAAAAAAGTAAGAACACTTACCAGTATTAAAGAATGGGAGAAAATATAACGGGGATTTTTAATGGAGGAGGATTGGAGTCTCGAGAAGTATATTAGCAGAAAAAGTGTCTTCAAAAAAAATGCGGAGTCCACGCTCTCCCCAAGTTATGTTCCTAAGAAACTCCCGGGTAGGGAAGCGGAGCTTCAAAGGCTCACCTTAGATTTTCAAAGTCTTACTTTAGATGAAAAAGGTTACTCGGTAAATGTAGCGGTTATAGGACCGCCTGGCTCCGGTAAAACAGCTCTTGTAAGAAATTTTGGAGAAAGCCTCGCCGAGTACGGTAAAAGTAGAAACCGTAACATTATCTTTGAGTACTTAGACTGCTTTGCTGCAAGAACTAAAAGCAGTGTATTAAGTAATATCTTAGCTAAGTTCAATATAACAAGCAGAGGTTTCTCTGACGAGGAATTACTAAGCATACTTTTAAAAAGATTAAACAGCGAGGAAGCTCACCTAGTAATCGGCTTAGATGAAGCTTATATTTTAGGCGGTGAAGCTATACTAAGTATTATAAGAAGCAATGATGTTTACAGCAGCGGTTTAGCTCGGATTTCCACGATTATAATAAGCAGACTAAACGAGTGGAGGATGCTTTTAAACACTACACTAAGCGGTAGAATAACAGATCAGATAATGCTAGCAGGATATAGTAAAGAAACTCTTCTTGAAATAATCCGCTATAGAGCCGAACTAGCATTTAAACCAGGGGTTATCTCCGAGGGTGTGCTTGAAATGATCGCGGATATAGCAGCGAAAACAGAGAATGCTAGACATGCTATAGAATTACTTTTCAGAGCTGGGAAGATAGCCGACCATCTTTCGGAAGATGTAATAACACCGGAGATGATTAGAAAAGCTAAAGACGAAGTTTTCCCAGAGTTTAGAGCGGATATATTCCACGACTTGAAAAAACATGAATTAATCTCAGCCCTCGCTGTAGCTAAAAGGCTTAAGCATAAAGGTGTTATTTCAACAACTATAGATGAAGCCTACGAATACTATAAGACTACGTGTGAAGAATATAAAATAGAACCCAGGTCGAAGTCAGCTTTCAGAGAGTTTATCAAATTCTTAACCGATCTCGGAGTCATCTCCAGCGTTGTTATAAACCTCGGATCAGGTAGAAGAGGCAGACGCTCCGTGCTAAGATTATATGATCTACCAGCGGAAGTGCTTGAAGAAAGATGTAGAAAAATATTAGAAAATAAGCCGGCTTAATTCTTCCAAACATTAAACATGCACTCTAATTATCTCCTCCAATCTACTCCCAACAGCTCCTAGAATTCGATCAACAGGCTTGCCGTTTTTAAAAACCATAAAAGTCGGCACGCTCATAATCTGGTATCTAACCGCCAGCTTAGGGTTACGATCCACGTCCACTTTTCCAACTAATATTTTTCCAGAGTATTTTCGCGCTAAGTCAGCTACTACAGGAGCCATCATCTTACAGGGCATACACCATGTAGCGTAGAAGTCGACTAATACAGGCAGCGGACTCTCATTGATAGTCTTATCGAAATTAGATTGATTAAGTTCTAAAGGCGCATCAGCCATATTTTTTTCAACCTCTTTTGATTTTCGCATTAACTCGCTTATTTTTTTCATTTTTATTTTCTCTAATTCTAAATCTTCAGCCACTTCATCTCACCTAGTATTATGGCAAAAAACTTATATTCCAATCAGATATTTATAGTTATTCACGGTTGATTAAAAAACATAATCAAGTGATATCATGAATATACAAGAAGTATTCCAACATTTATCCATGCCGAAGTTAAATATAACCTGTCTCGCATCGTGCACGCTCGGGCTTAAAGAGTATGAGGTTGAAGCCTACCTCACGCTCCTCAAGAAGGGGGCGATGACAGTAGGTGAACTGGCTAAAAATATTAATAAAAGCAGACCCTCAGCTCAGAGAATACTAGGTGAGCTACTGGGGAAAGGATTAGTCTACAGGAGGAGAGAAATATTTCTTAACGGGGGGTACGTTTACTATTATAGTGCTATTCCCGCTGAAAAATTCAGGGAGAAAATGCTTAAAAACTTGGAGGAGTGGTATAAAAGAGCAGGTGAGATAATTAAAGAAATGCCTATAGAATTAGAAGACGACAAGATTGAACAGTGATCGAATTTAGTTTAAGATTATTTAGATGTTGAATTTAACTCTACTAATCTTTTTATCATCGTCTGATGGAAATTTGAAACCGCAGAACGGGCAGAAATTAACTTTTTCGATAACCTCTGAGCCGCATTGGGGGCATAAGTTGCCTATAAGAGTTTTTTTAGCGCTAACCTTGCATGCTTCAAC comes from the Candidatus Odinarchaeum yellowstonii genome and includes:
- a CDS encoding Lrp/AsnC ligand binding domain-containing protein produces the protein MIRPWLLLTRKIKLVLLPLVSAVLTAVYVEMDKLLLTYFIPDVFAFTFISLWLGTASLIGLIVIMRIPLKRGEYLGEYIDPNFQRLILPKGGLLYWIIIAGLSASISTFTYFQIISISNPALILPFSKLMIVYLIILESMSDRDIPTIIEVQSIILILTGVFLMAAGDIAFNPITIGIVLGPYNISGVVFTVAVRNAKRRIYMGKRVDSLNIRLWVLTLNSVFTSVFFAPFIFTPSGLSYITSLTPLIILLIILDMMAATFASITYIRALAVAKMSIVNAILAFTVILGIPFTLIGNMLIPGGFGTVNLTGIYGMLTLTGAFMIAIGIFTIATTQVKGYLLIYLDKSAATIFQTLRKVKGITRISAVSGENMLIAELKIRSLGKAYRTIVTELEKIDGIKKVRTLTSIKEWEKI
- a CDS encoding AAA family ATPase, which codes for MEEDWSLEKYISRKSVFKKNAESTLSPSYVPKKLPGREAELQRLTLDFQSLTLDEKGYSVNVAVIGPPGSGKTALVRNFGESLAEYGKSRNRNIIFEYLDCFAARTKSSVLSNILAKFNITSRGFSDEELLSILLKRLNSEEAHLVIGLDEAYILGGEAILSIIRSNDVYSSGLARISTIIISRLNEWRMLLNTTLSGRITDQIMLAGYSKETLLEIIRYRAELAFKPGVISEGVLEMIADIAAKTENARHAIELLFRAGKIADHLSEDVITPEMIRKAKDEVFPEFRADIFHDLKKHELISALAVAKRLKHKGVISTTIDEAYEYYKTTCEEYKIEPRSKSAFREFIKFLTDLGVISSVVINLGSGRRGRRSVLRLYDLPAEVLEERCRKILENKPA
- the trxA gene encoding thioredoxin, which codes for MAEDLELEKIKMKKISELMRKSKEVEKNMADAPLELNQSNFDKTINESPLPVLVDFYATWCMPCKMMAPVVADLARKYSGKILVGKVDVDRNPKLAVRYQIMSVPTFMVFKNGKPVDRILGAVGSRLEEIIRVHV
- a CDS encoding MarR family transcriptional regulator, coding for MNIQEVFQHLSMPKLNITCLASCTLGLKEYEVEAYLTLLKKGAMTVGELAKNINKSRPSAQRILGELLGKGLVYRRREIFLNGGYVYYYSAIPAEKFREKMLKNLEEWYKRAGEIIKEMPIELEDDKIEQ